Genomic window (Corticium candelabrum chromosome 3, ooCorCand1.1, whole genome shotgun sequence):
TGCCAGGTCTGCTAATTCGGGCTCTTACGCTTTCGAGATCGCTTGGAACACTGGCCGCCATGGAAGCAGTTTTTGGCAAGAGTGCTAGTGGTGGCGAGACATTCGCGTCGTTTCAAAGAGTAACAATTTTAGATAGGCTAGATTAATCACTACATGAAACATGAGTAGGATGACATGATTTCTTGGCAGAAAGTAGAGTCGACAGTCACTGGTTTGAAAAATGAAATGGAGAGTGAAAGAAAGGAAAGAATCAAGTTGGAGGTTTACAACTATGCAGCCTAGGAATTATTATGAGGCTAAGATGATCGAATTGAACTATGTAGAGAGAAAACTCGGAATTGCGAGAGATCTGCGATGGCCTCCAAACAAACAACGTGCTTCTTAACCAAAGCTCAATTGTTAGCATTCATGATACAAatattctgtctgtgtttgtttgttagttttgtttgtttgtttgcttgtttgtttgtttgcgtgtgtgcacatgtgtgtgtgtgtgtgtttgtgtttgtgtgtgtgtgtgtgtgtgtgtgtgtgtgtgtgtgtgtgtgtgtgtgtgtgtgtgtatgtgtgtgtgtgtgtgtgtgtgtgtgtgtgtgtgtgtgtgtgtctgtctgtctgtctgtctgtttgtctgtttgtctatctgtcagtctgtctgtctgtttgtctgtctgtctgtctgtttgtgtgtgtcagtttgtgtgtgtcagtttgtgtgtgtgtgagtgtgtgtgtgtgtgtgtgtatgtgtgcgtgcgtgcgtttgtgtgtatttgtgtgtgtgtgtgtgtgtgtgtgcgtgtgtgtgtgtgtgtttgtttgtttgtttgcaggtctgtgtgcatgtgcgtgtgtgtgtgtgtgtgtgtgtgtgtgtgtgtgtgtgtgtgtgtgtgtgtgtgtgtgtatgtgtgtgtgtgtgtgtgtgtgcatgtgtgtgtgtttgtgtgtgtgtgtgtgtgtgtgtgtgtgtgtgtgtgtgtgtgtgtgtgtatgtgtgtgtctgtctgtctgtctgtctgtctgtctgtctgtctgtctgtctgtctgtctgtctgtctgtctgtctgtttgtgtgtgtcagtttgtgtgtgtcactttgtgtgtgtgagtgtgtgtgtgtgtatgtgtgtgtgtgtgtgtgtgtgtgtatgtgtgcgtgcgtgcgtttgtgtgtgtgtatgtgtgtgtgcgtgtttgtgtgtatttgtttgtgtgtgtgtgtttgtttgtttgtttgtttgtgtgtgtttgtgtgtgtttatttgtttgtttgtttgtatgtgtctgtgcatgtgtgtgtgtgtgtgtgtgtgtgtgtgcgcgcgcgcgtgtgtgtgtgtgtgtgtgtgtgtgtgtgtgtgtgtacgtgttcGCGCGCGAGCTCGTGAATGTACTCACCAATATTACAACAGAATTTGCGACACGAACTGGAACTTGTAAAAACCCAACTACGGAAACAACTTGAACAATCCAATGTCTTGCAGGTCAGTCAATCATAGCATCTTCTAGTCAATTGTCTCGCATCTTTTTACGAATTTTAGAATAATTCGTTGGAATTGAAAGAGAACGCGGCACAACTTCAACGAGATAATTCTCTACAAAATGACACTTTGAAAGTGAGTTGAATATGTTTGTATCATACACCCTTGGCTACGATATCTTCCtctaaatataatataaatacaatCTAGGACAACGGATACTGCATCATGAAGACAttaaatgaaaattgaaaacaacTAGCAGTAGAAATCGATTACGCCCCGCACCGAGTCTACAGCATGACGCAACTTTCGCGAGGAAATAAAGCCCAGCCGAGTCGAGTCCCCGACAGGGGTCCCCGGCGTGTCGAGCGCGATCGCTGGCGCGAACAAATCGAAATCGCACCCGTCTGTCGGCGAGTCGATTCGCAACTTCGAGAAGCAGTAGAAATGTTTTTAGCATGACGAAACTTCCGCTACGGAACAAGCCCAGCCGATTCGAGTCCCCGAAAAGGGTCCTCAGCGAGTCGAGCGCGAGCGCAGGCACGGGTCGGTCGAAATCGCACCCGTCCAGCAGCGTCGGTGCGTACGTCAAAACCGGAgactacacaacaaatgtCGTCGATGCACGTCGCTCTCTCTACTTTCTACTGCACATCTGTCTGGATTTTAGAATGGAGAGAGTCTGCATGTGTCTGCTATTTGtattgttctatttgttggCCAAAACAGATTGAACAGTTATATAGATATATGATCCGTAACCCTTCtggccatttcaatttcttaatttacaaattttaatttcaatttttcatttttcattttttaattttttgttaaaggttttcaattattttgctgaaaaaattaattcggcaagcaaatttttgtttttattttttaatttttattttttgttgttctattttcaagtttctatctttgattatatttggttgagttaaatgtcaaaagaattgaacgcagaaagaacgaaaattgaacgcagcaagaacgaaaattgaacgcaacaagcaagaaaaatgaaacagccttgtaAGAATAACACAGCAGGGAGTCTGCTGGAACGCGCACCCTAGTCATAACTCTACGCAGTAGGGAGtcgtttttcattccaacttcatttcatttcatttcaactcaaccaaatataatcaaagatagaaacttgaaaatagaacaacaagaaataaaaaatgaaaaattaatatcaaaaatgaataataaaaatttgcttgccgaattaatttttttagcaaaataattgaaaacctttgacaaaaaattgaaaaatgaaaaataaaaattgaaaattgaaatggccggaagggtcacAGACCATATATGTGCATACAATTTGATATTTGATTTGGTTATTGTGTAACACATAACTACTAAGTTTAATGCAATCACGCAGGATAAGGGAGTCACGTTGGAATCACTGTGACTCCAAAACGAGTCAAAAATTAGTGCGTCGCAAATCGTGCCAGGTCTGGCTAGTGGTGGCGAGACATTCGCGTCGTTTCAAAGAGTAACAATTTTAGATAGGCTAGATTAATCACTACATGAAACATGAGTAGGATGACATGATTTTTTGGCAGGAAGTAGAGTCGACAGTCACTGGTTTGAAAAATGAAATGGAGAGTGAAAGAAAGGAAAGAATCAAGTTGGAGGTTTACAACTATGCAGCCTAGGAATTATTATGAGGCTAAGATGATCGAATTGAACTATGTAGAGAGAAAACTCGGAATTGCGAGAGATCTGCGATGGCCTCCAAACAAACAACGTGCTTCTTAACCAAAGCTCAATTGTTAGTATTCATGATACAAatattctgtctgtgtttgtttgttagttttgtttgtttgtttgcttgtttgtttgtttgcgtgcgtgcacatgtgtgtgtgtgtgtgtgtgtgtgtgtgtgtgtttgtgtttatgtgtgtgtgtgtgtgtgtgtgtgtgtgtgtgtgtgtgtgtgtgtgtgagtctgtctgtctgtctgtctgtctgtctgtttgtctgtctgtctatctgtcagtctgtctgtctgtctgtctgtctgtctgtttgtgtgtgtgtcagtttgtgtgtgtcagtttgtgtgtgtgagtgtgtgtgtgtgtgtgtgtgtgtgtgtgtgtgtgtgtgtgtgtgtgtgtgtgtatgtgtgcgtgcgtgcgtttgtgtgtatttgtgcgtgtatgtgtgtgtgtgtgtgtttgtttgtttgtttgtaggtctgtgtgcatgtgtgtgtgtgtgtgtgtgtgtgtgtgtgtgtgtgtgtgtgtgtgtgtgtgtgtgtgtgtgtatgtgtgtgtgtgtgtttgtgtgtgtgtgtgtgtgtgtgtgtgtgtgtgtgtgtgtgtgtgtgtgcgtgcgtgcgtttgtgtgtatttgtgtgtgtgtgtgtgtttgtttgtttgtttgtaggtctgtgtgcatgtgtgtgtgtgtgtgtgtgtgtgtgtgtgtgtgtgtgtgtgtgtgtgtgtgtgtgtatgtatgtatgtgtgtgtgtttgtgtgtgtgtgtgtgtgtgtgtgtgtgtgtctgtctgtctgtctgtctgtctgtctgtctgtctttctgtctgtctgtctgtctgtctgtctgtctgtctgtctgtctgtctgtctgtttgtgtgtcagtttgtgtgtgtcactttgtgtgtgtgagtgtgtgtgtgcgtgcgtgcgtttgtgtgtgtgtgtgtgtgtatgtgtgtgtgcgtgtttgtgtgtatttatttgtgtgtgtgtgtgtgtttgtttgtttgtttgtttgtgtgtttgtgtttgtttgtttgtttgttggtttgtatgtgtgtgtgcatgtgtgtgtgtgcatgtgtgtgtgtgtgtgtgtgtgtgtgtgtgtgtgtgtgtgtgtgtgtgtgtgtgtgtgtgtgtgtgtgtgtgtacgtgttcGCGCGCGAGCTCGTGAATGTACTCACCAATATTACAACAGAATTTGCGACACGAACTGGAACTTGTAAAAACCCAACTACGGAAACAACTTGAACAATCCAATGTCTTGCAGGTCAGTCAATCATAGCATCTTCTAGTCAATCGTCTCGCATCTTTTTACGAATTTTAGAATAATTCGTTGGAATTGAAAGAGAACGCGGCACAACTTCAACGAGATAATTCTCTACAAAATGACACTTTGAAAGTGAGTTGAATATGTTTGTATCATACACCCTTGGCTACGATATCTTCCtctaaatataatataaatacaatCTAGGACAACGGATACTGCATCATGAAGACAttaaatgaaaattgaaaacaacTAGCAGTAGAAATCGATTACGCCCCGCACCGAGTCTACAGCATGACGCAACTTTCGCGAGGAAATAAAGCCCAGCCGAGTCGAGTCCCCGACAGGGGTCCCCGGCGTGTCGAGCGCGATCGCTGGCGCGAACCAATCGAAATCGCACCCGTCTGTCGGCGAGTCGATTCGCAACTTCGAGAAGCAGTAGAAATGTTTTTAGCATGACGGAACTTCCGCGACGGAACAAGCCCAGCCGAGTCGAGTCCCCGAAAGGGGTCCTCAGCGAGTCGAGCGCGAGCGCAGGCACGGGTCAGTCGAAATCGCACCCGTCCAGCAGCGTCGGCGCGTACGTCAAAACCGGAgactacacaacaaatgtCGTCGATGCATGTCGCTCTCTCTACTTTCTACTGCACATCTGTCTGGATTTTAGAATGGAGAGAGTCTGCATGTGTCTGCTATTTGtattgttctatttgttggCCAAAACAGATTGAAAAGTTATGTAGATATATGGTCCGTAACCCTTCtggccatttcaatttcttaattttcaaatttcaatttcaatttttcatttttttttttgttaaaggttttcaattatttttgctgaaaaaattaattcggcaagcaaatttttgtttttatttttaatttttattttttgttgttctattttcaagtttctatctttgattatatttggttgagttaaatgtcaaaagaattgaacgcagaaagaacgaaaattgaacgcagcaagaacgaaaattgAAGGCAACAAGCAagaaaaatgaaacagccttgtaAAAATAACGCAGCAGGGAGTCTGCTGGAACGCGCACCCTAGTCATAACTCTACGCAGTAGGGAGtcgtttttcattccaacttcatttcatttcatttcaactcaaccaaatataatcaaagatagaaacttgaaaatagaacaacaaaaaataaaaaatgaaaaattaatatcaaaaatgaataataaaaatttgcttgccgaattaatttttttagcaaaataattgaaaacctttgacaaaaaattgaaaaatgaaaaataaaaattgaaaattgaaatggccggaagggtcacAGACCATATATGTGCATACAATTTGATATTTGATTTGGTTATTGTGTAACACATAACTACTAAGTTTAATGCAATCACGCAGGATAAGGGAGTCACGTTGGAATCACTGTGACTCCAAAACGAGTCAAAAATTAGTGCGTCGCAAATCGTGCCAGGTCTGGCTAGTGGTGGCGAGACATTCGCGTCGTTTCAAAGAGTAACAATTTTAGATAGGCTAGATTAATCACTACATGAAACATGAGTAGGATGACATGATTTTTTGGCAGGAAGTAGAGTCGACAGTCACTGGTTTGAAAAATGAAATGGAGAGTGAAAGAAAGGAAAGAATCAAGTTGGAGGTTTACAACTATGCAGCCTAGGAATTATTATGAGGCTAAGATGATCGAATTGAACTATGTAGAGAGAAAACTCGGAATTGCGAGAGATCTGCGATGGCCTCCAAACAAACAACGTGCTTCTTAACCAAAGCTCAATTGTTAGTATTCATGATACAAatattctgtctgtgtttgtttgttagttttgtttgtttgtttgcttgtttgtttgtttgcgtgcgtgcacatgtgtgtgtgtgtgtgtgtgtgtgtgtgtgtttgtgtttatgtgtgtgtgtgtgtgtgtgtgtgtgtgtgtgtgtgtgtgtgtgagtctgtctgtctgtctgtctgtctgtctgtttgtctgtctgtctatctgtcagtctgtctgtctgtctgtctgtctgtctgtctgtttgtgtgtgtgtcagtttgtgtgtgtcagtttgtgtgtgtgagtgtgtgtgtgtgtgtgtgtgtgtgtgtgtgtgtgtgtatgtgtgcgtgcgtgcgtttgtgtgtatttgtgcgtgtgtgtgtgtgtgtgtgtgtgtttgtttgtttgtttgtaggtctgtgtgcatgtgtgtgtgtgtgtgtgtgtgtgtgtgtgtgtgtgtgtgtgtgtatgtgtgtgtgtgtgtgtgtgtttgtgtgtgtgtgtgtgtgtgtgtgtgtgtgtgtgtgtgtgtgtatgtgtgcgtgcgtgcgtttgtgtgtatttgtgtgtgtgtgtgtgtttgtttgtttgtttgtaggtctgtgtgcatgtgtgtgtgtgtgtgtgtgtgtgtgtgtgtgtgtgtgtgtgtgtgtgtgtgtgtatgtatgtatgtgtgtgtgtttgtgtgtgtgtgtgtgtgtgtgtgtgtgtgtgtgtgtgtgtctgtctgtctgtctgtctgtctgtctgtctgtctttctgtctgtctgtctgtctgtctgtctgtctgtctgtctgtctgtctgtttgtgtgtgtcagtttgtg
Coding sequences:
- the LOC134177750 gene encoding uncharacterized protein LOC134177750 encodes the protein MEAVFGKSASGGETFASFQRKVESTVTGLKNEMESERKERIKLERENSELREICDGLQTNNVLLNQSSINLRHELELVKTQLRKQLEQSNVLQNNSLELKENAAQLQRDNSLQNDTLKEVESTVTGLKNEMESERKERIKLERENSELREICDGLQTNNVLLNQSSINLRHELELVKTQLRKQLEQSNVLQNNSLELKENAAQLQRDNSLQNDTLKEVESTVTGLKNEMESERKERIKLENNSLELKENAAQLQRDNSLQNDTLKDKGVTLESLTPKRVKN